CACACCTTTGATAAAGTTGCTTCATCACTccggcctcagttttctcttataTAAAACAAGGTAGTTAGATTGGTTGATCACTAAGGTCCTTGCAGTACCTCTTTTAGGGTTCTGTGACGGTACGGTTCCACATTACCCTGATCCACGCTGAGCTGTTAGGGTACGTGCTGAGGAGTAAATGCTGAGCTGCTACTCCTCTCAGGTGATACCGATGTTTAAAACAGGCCTTCTGGAAAACAGCACCAAGCCAAGGAGGGACTCTAATTCTGAAAATTCAAAGCTGAAGGGGAAGTCACGGGCCAGATTTGTGGGCACAGATTCCAAGTCAGAGTCCCACTCAACAACCAGGACCGAGACTGCCCCGACAGAGGATGTCTGAATGTCATACAGCAGGCCAGGCTGCAGGGTGGTGGGATCGTAGATGAGGAAGCCCATTCAGAGGGATAACGTCCCTCTCAGAGGTGCCTCCCGTACTGGTCCATGCCAAGTTTCCTTCCTATGATCCGGCTTAAATTCAAGTCTGGTCTTTAATATATTCTGCCTTCAGAATCTGGTGTCCCGATCCcctcaatgaaaaagaaaaaggtcactGTAGagccaaaaacatatttttaaaggaccAGTATAAAATGGAATTGCTGGTACATTTCTACAGTGAACTTTtgatgaaataaagatattcctGACAAAAGATTGCATAGGAGGGCAGATTTAAGTGAACCAGTATGTTGGAAAGGAGCACGGACTAGATTTTATTCGCTTTTTATCAAGGCATTATTCCAAATTCTTGATATAAACCTGGAAAATAAACcctgtattattttcctttttcccctaTAATGATGAGGAAATTGATAtgattcagagaggttgagtgacttGCCCCAGCCTCTTACAGCCAGTAAGTGGGGGGATTACAAACCAAGtctcttatttaattctcactgtAGTCCTTTCTAGTGGATGTTTCAGTGCTAATTTTAAGAAAGACATTGAGGTTCAGAGGAGCTAATTACTGCATCAAGATCACACAGCATTCGAAGACTGGTACAAGGGAAAGAACGAAAGTCCTTTGAGGTTCTCCTAGGGAGCATAAAGGGATTCTGAATGTAAAAATCTTGAGAATCACTATTCCAAGCCAAGCTTTCTTCTCAGCTTTTCATTTCTGCCAGCTTTTATCAGTCACACAGATTTGAAATGCAGGAAGCATAGACTCATAGAGCTTGAAACACAGAAAGGCTCTCAAAAAGTATCTAGCctacctgggcacagtggctcatacctgtaatcccggcactttgggaggctgaaatgggaggattgcttgagcccaggagttcaagaccagcctggaaaacatagtgaaaccccatttctaccaaaaaaaaaaaaaaaaaattagccagggatagtggtgcacacctatagtccagtgacttgggaggctgaggccagaggatcacctgaggcttgagcctaggagattgtggctgcagtgagccttggctgtgccactgcactccagcctaggtgacagagaaagcccctgtctcaaaaaaaaaaagaaaaaaaaaaaagaaaaagaaaaaagaaagaaaagaaagtaatttagCCCATCAGTTTTCAAAATGAAACCCGAGAGTTCCCCAAAGGTGTTCCAGGGGCTCCCCTGGGGGCAAGGCCAAGTGGGTGGGGTTCCTAGAAAAATTGCTATTCATAAAACTAATGCTAGGGCCTCTCTTAGAAAGGAATTGCCTTTGCTTGGGAAAAGATCTAAGGAGATAGAAGTAAGGCCCTGGTGGTATGGCCTGGAAGGCAGCAAGGAAGAGCTGGTTAAACCATTAGCATGAAGAATTAACAGGATTTGTAAAGCGAGGAGgagccagagagagaaggagggagagaaggctgGTACTGTGGCTGAACGCCGGTGTGGAGTCCGCAGTAACGATACTGGAGCTTTCTAAGAACTGGGAAGTCTAATTCTAGCTGTGTGCTCTAATGGTCCTGTGATGTACACATGCCATCCCTGGCTCCCCTCCACACTTAGGTTCTTTATGTAAAGGAGCGGGAGAGAAAAAGTCGTGTCCTACATTTCTGCCAATGTtgaggcagagaggaagaaaaaaccGCAAAACGCAGAATGTGGCAGAGCTAGACACTGGAGCCCAAGGTGATCAGAGTAAGCAAGGGCGTATGGACTCACAGAGTGTTTGGGGTTCAGGAGGGTCTTCTCCAGATCCTGAGGAGCAGGTGACCCAGTGATATCAAGACTAGCACAGGCTggttacagtggctcacgcctgtaatctcggcactttgggaggcctaggcaggcagatcacctgaggtcaggagttcgagaccagcctggccaacatggcgaaaccccgtctctactaaaaatacaaaaattagccaggtgtggtggtgggcacctacagtctcagctactcaggggggctgaggcaggagaatcgcttgaacccaggaggcacaagttgcagtgagctgagattgcaccactgtgacACAGAAGGACTcggtctttaaagaaaaaaaaaaaaaaggccgggtgcagtggctcacacctgtaatcccagcactttgggaggctgaggcgggcggatcatgaggtcaggagttcaagaccagcctggccaacatagtaaaacactatctctactaaaaatacaaaaaagtagccagccatggtggcaggtgcctgtaatcccagtttcttgggaggctgagacaggagaatcgcttgaacctgggaggtggtggttgcagtgagtggagatcacaccactgcactccagcctgggcagaagtgggagactctgtctcaaaaaaaaaaaaaaaaaaaaaaaaaagactaatgcaatacttgagaggctgaggcaggtagaccctgtgagtccaggagttcaagactagtctgagtaacatagaaagaccctgcCTAAACGGCAAAAAAATAACTGATGTAATAGCCCCTAGTTGATCTCCTTACCTCTTGTCAAATGATTCCATTTTGTTCTGCTGGTTgattatttatctgaaaataatttttatcacaaCTCTCCCCAGTGAATGTAATGACAGTTTCCTCTTATTAGATTAAACCAAATTTCTTAAGCCTGGCCTCTCACACTGCTGATGTGatttgatcaagctggtctcccAGGACCACATCCATCCACACTGCTGCCCTGTCCTTTGCTTTGCTAGTCCCTCACCTAAAAACACTCTTTGCCTCTGTTGATTTATCCAAACCTACCAGCCTTCAAGGCTCCTCATCGCCACAATTCTGGACAGCAGGAGAGTCTCTCCTTCCCAGCATCACAGTGCAGGTGAACTTGGTCTTGGAAATTTGGTCAAGCTCAAATTTCCATGCTTCCCTAGCAAAGTTGTAAATGCATTGTTTGATGGAGAGAATCACCAACAGATGTCTCTTGTGTCTTCAGCAAATGATGGCTACATGTCCCAGGCTTTCTGAGACAGACTCAATTTCAAGTAGTCTGCTTCTTGCAAAACTTCTTTCAGATCATGCATGGTTAAAGAAACAACAGACATCTGtctatatttttctactttattttttgaaaccagCATTTCCTAAAACATTTAATCATGTTTATATGCCTTTTACATATTAAGGAAGAAGTTGCATACTGAATCTGGCCtggatatgttttgttttctttaatgaagtttcttttggtttgttttctgttttttgggttttgagacagcatcttgctctgtcaccacccaggctggagtacagtggcgtgatctcggctcactgcaacctccacttcccaggttcaagtgattctcctgcgtcagcctcccgagtagctgggactataggcactaaccatcatgcctggctaacttttgtatttttagtagagatggggttttgccatgttgaccaggctggtctcaaactcctgacttcaagcaactCGCCCacttcaaccttccaaagtgctgggattacaggtgtgagccaccatgcccagactaatgaagcatttttaaaattagtttgagTTGactgccaacatttaaaaatgaagtgatTTCACCTACGAATCCAGCTTACCAActtctcttgaaaaaaatcagacctgATAATTTCATGGCCACAGTCTACTGGAGTTGAGCAGTAGTCATTTTGCAAAGGGTCATGCCCGCCCCACAGTCCCCAGAACTCACCACTGCCTACTCGCCCCATTGAGAATCCACTTCCATTGTCTTCatgtctgtattatttttttcttatagtaaaGAGCATgaaagtctgggtgcagtggctcacacctgtaatcccagcactttggaagtctgaggcaagggaatcacttgaggtcaggagttcaagaccagtctggcaaacatggtgaaaccccatctctactaaaaactataaaaattagctgaggatggtggcatgtgcctgtagttccagctactcaggaggttgaggcaagagaattgcttgaacccgggaggcagaggttgcaatgagctgatattgtacctttgcactccaggatgacagagtgagactctatcttaaaaaaaaaaaaagaagaggaagaggaaggaagaagaggaagaagaagaggaggaggaggaggaagaggaataaggaggaggaggagggcatgAAGAAGCATATTTATATTCAAGTTGCATTGAAATTGCTTTATCCAGCCTGCTTCACTTCTTTATGCTACATCCCTGGACCCCACTGCATTTACATTTACGAGCCCTGTTGTAACACCTGTCAGCATCACACGAACAAGAAAAAGGGAATAGTTGCCAAAATAGCTCCTCTGCCCCCACCCTCACCTCTATACATCAGTATACAGATATCAGAACTAGTACTGAAGGAAGCCCTGGGCCACAGTGCTATCCAGGGTACTATTAAGTCACCCTGTCTAAGGTACCATTAAGACACTACCCTCCCCAGAGTATCAAGGAGACTTCAGGAAAACACAATGAGAAATATAGCTGATATGCACAAAATTGTAACCTTTTGAGGTGGTGTTATGTGGCTATCAGAAAAGGCATATCAAGGAAAAGAGCTCACTCAAGGGAAACTCCATCCGTGGAAGCAGGTATTCTGATGTAAAGAATTCCAAGGGTGGCTTTCCCTCAGCCCCTTCCACAGCCCTCCCTGCCCTTTGAGCTAATTTCATGCTCACCAAGCAACCTCCTTGTTATAAATTCCATTCCAGGAAATGTGTGTCTTGGAAAGCAAATGTGAATATTCTGCTCACCGGACAGCTGTGCTCATTTATGGCTCATTTGCAAATTGGCCTCTTGGCAGGCAAGTTGCTTAAGAGGTTAGGGTATCACAGGTCTATATCACCCAGGACCTGAATTAACAAAACTGAGCTTCTGGTCTTACAAAACTGAGGAGCTGATCGAGTAAAACTCAAACAGTGGCATCCTTGCCAAGGGATAGATTCGTCTGCCAGCCAGCCAGCTAGCCACCTTTTTGCTGCTAGAGTTCTGAGTGCTGCAGCTTCTAACCCCTGCTCTGGAGGTCTGCGATAGGAGACCAGTGGGTCCTTCTGTGGTTTGCGACTGAGCTCTCACTGCCCCTGGGCTCTGACCCTGATTAGTGCCTTGCTCTGCATCTGACCCAGAAGAGCACTATGTGGAAACAACCTCCAGTGGAAACTTTTCAGCAGGGACCAGGTGACCACCCATTGGAGATGCCTGCAGGGATCCTTGTtctgcttgggaggctgcactttatttatttttttatttttgagatggagtcttgctctgtcactcagtctggagtgccgtggggcaatctcggctcactgcaacctctgcctaccagattcaagcaattctctgcctcagcctcccagtagctgggatttcagcctcccagtagctgggatttcactgcaacctctgcctaccagattcaagcaattctctgcctcagcctcccagtagctgggatttcaggcacccaccaccattggtggctaatttttgtatttttagtagagatggggtttcatcatcttggccaggctggtcttgaactcctgatctcgtgatccacccacctcagcctcccaaagcgttgggattacaggcgtgagccaccgtgcctggccagctgcACTTCTTGATTTCATAAGTTTCTTTCCTCTCTGATGCTACATCTCAGCTTCCTTGGCTGGCTGGTGGCAGAGGGCAGAGCAAGGAGATGTAAGAACAGTGCTGACATTTGGCCAGTGAGCAGTTTCTGGTGGGTCTCCGAAATGAGAAGGCGATACTATTGCCTAGTATTCATCTAGCAGCTTCCTAGTAACCGGAGGTGCTCTCCTTAGATCCCTGGATACCCAGGAGAGGGAGACAAGgtggggaggaaagaaggaacacTCTTATCAGCTCAGTATTCCTTTGAGACAGCAGGTGCTAGCTTTGGGCAGGGCATATAAGGGCTGGGAGTGTGCTGGGTAGGAAGAGGGGATTTTGCCCACTCAAACAAGACAGACAGGAGGGGCCAAACAGTTGCAGGGGGTAGGGGTGGATGTGCATGGAGTTAGCCCTGATGCTAAGGTTAAAAAAAGTTACACATCCTTTAATTCTGTTGAGTAAAGAGTTACACCAGGGGAGAGTTTTAAGGTGTAGTTTGATGCCCTGCCACCATCCATGGGTGGCGAGTGAGCAGATGAATGTAGCAGACCCCTGTATTCCCTCTGTGCCCTGCTCTAGACTGGCAACCAAAGTCTCAAAGGAAAACTGCGCTAATAAACCTATCTCTCTTAGGATGCCTATGACTACCAGCTTGAAgcattgcttttacatttttcagaGAGAAGATTATAATGAGCCCCATAACCCACCACTTcaatttaacattattttcattttgccatattcacttcatttttgtttgtttttttttcttttgttttgttctggagacaaagtctcgctctattgcctaggctggagttcagtggcgtgatctcggcttactcctgggttcaagtgattctcttgcctcagcctcctgagtagctgggattacaagtgtgtaccatcacacctggctaattttttgtatgtttagtagagacggggcttcactatgttgtccaggcttgtctcaaactcctgacctcaactggtccacccgcctcagcctcccaaagtgctgggattataggcatgagccactgcgcccggcccatatcCACTTCATTTTTATGCAAATCTCAAGCATCATGAAAtaagaagctttaaaaaatcagGATGTAGTCTCAACCCTAATAGCATTATCACACCTGACAAAATGAACAATAATTCTTAAACACTTTCTAACACTTAGTCCATATTCTAATTTCCCCAATTGTCCCAACAACGAGTCTGTATGGTTGATTGATTTGCAGCAGAGCTTTTGAAATACCTTTCCTCGAAGCCTCCAGCTTCCACCCAAGTGTCTCAATGACCCACAAGGGTAAGGCTGAGGGGGAAGGCCCAGGCCCCTGCCCCTGCTTCAGCAAGAGCAGTTTTTATTATTAGAGACAAAAAGGGGGttttctgttaaaagaaaaaaccgAAAATCATTTTCATAAGGCactatttctcatatttttcaaagagaatgctagTGCTGTAAATGCTTAAATCCGAGGGATAACTTCCTACTGGTAGGACAGTGGGAGTCCTTGCCAGTGCAGAGAGGGGATGGAATGAAAGGATTTGGGAGATAGTTGGATGAAGGCCCGCAAAAGAAAGAACCGAAGGCTGAAGCAGGCCAAAGCAGCAGCTCAGGCTGAAATGGAACAGTACCGCCTGCAGAGGGAGAAAGAGTTCAAGGCCAAGGAAGCTGCAGCCCTGGGATCCCATGGCAGGTGCAGCACCAAAGTGGAGAAGGAGACCCAGGAGAAGATGACCATTCTCCAGACCTACTTTGGGCAGAACAGGGTTGAAGTCTTGGATAACCTCTTGGCTTTTGTCTGTGACATTCGGCCAGAAATCCATGAAAACTACCACATAAATTGTTAAGAAGAGAGAAGCACCTGTTCTGTGGATTGGCATTTTACATGCCCTCATGGACTACGGAGCTTTAGTACAGCTCTAGTTATCTTCTTATGAAATGACGTTACATTATTTCCGTATATTATGCAGTTGGTCCTTCCACTTTTTGGAGAATAGCAAATCTAGCTTTTTTGTACAGACTTAGATTACctaaaaatttcatatttttacctCATATTTCTTACGAATTTAATGAGCATATGTTGTCTTTTTTCCTATGCCTTTTGGCTCAAGCAACATGTATATCAAtgttgactttttctttcttagatctagttttttaaaaaacaccacataacaattctttgaagaaaggaagggattaaataattttttcccctAATACTTTCTTGAAGGTCAGGGGCTTTATCTATGAAAAAGTAGTAAATAGTTATTTGTAACCTGTGTGAAGCAGCAGCCAGCCTTAAAGTAGTCCATCCTTGCTAATGGTTAGAATAGTGAATACTAGTGTAATTGGGCTGCTTTTAGTTTCTCTTAACCAAAATTACTAGATGATAGAATTCAAGAACTTGTTGCATGTTACTACTTGGTGTATCAATAATCATTTAAAAGTAAAGACTCTTtgtcctgcaaaaaaaaaaaaaagaagaagaaagaaagaaagaaagaaagaaagaaaaaagaaaaagaaagcttaaaATCACCTTGAAACCAATCTTTGAGTTAAAAGGAACTTGGGAttctttctttgactttcttGGACATTTAGGTTTTCAATTCATTTGTAAACACTGGTTTGGAAAGAAGTTTAGGTAGATCCAGGTTTGCAGTTTTAATCTGAAGCCACATTTCTGGGCTTTCCTGTAGCATACCCAGCTAACTGGAAAATctaaaagtaaatacattttgaaaagagagagaaaaaaaaaatttcctgctGTTCTCAAATGAGGCCTTTGCAACCTATGAATGATGTCATTATTTTGTTGCCCGTACAAGAAATAGAAAGgtctattttcactttcttctaaGCCATTTATGTAACTACTAAGGTGGTAGTGGAGGTCTCTAAGAATTGTTTTGTAACGCTGTGGTGCCctcctttgaaaaacaaaaccagattATCCATGTATAGCACTAAGTGAGGTGGACCTGAGCAAGGAATAGCAATGTTTGCTTTCTGCAGACATCTGAAGTGGGAGCCATGGTAACCAGGCATAACTGATGGCCACACAGCTATCCCCCAGGACTCAGAGGAGCAATCACAGGGATATTAGGtcacattaacattttaaagccTACCAATGCACTGAATCATACTTTACTCAACTTGTTGGGTAGATCTGGTATTTCAATCAAAAGAGTTCTAAATACTAGGGGGACCAACTGTCTTGTTTGCTGGGGAATGAAGAATTTCCTGGGATGTGGAACTTTCAGTAAAACAGGGACAGTCCCCCACAAACTGGGATAGTGGTCATCCTGCTAAAGAATGTCCCATTTTCCTGTTGTTGAGGCCAACAAAAGGTGATCAGGTCAAGAGTAGGGGGAGCACAACCCCTTCTTTAAAGCAGTGGTTATCAAACCTTAGCCTGTCTCAGAATCTCCTGGAGGGCTCTGGAAGGTGGCTTGCTAGGTCCTACCGCTAGAGTTTCTGACTCTGTAGATCTGGGTACAACCCAAGAGTGTGCGTTTCTAGTGAGTCCCTACATGAGGCTGATACTACTAGTCCAGGACTACATGTAAGAACCACTGTTCTAAATATCGGGTACTTTGTTGCACATTAGAATTACCTgaagactgtaaaaaaaaaaaaaaaaaaaaagtgcttggtTCTCACCCCCTAGAGGTTCTGCTTTAATAACTAtgagggtatttttttttctttaccaacaAAGTCAGGCTCAAGAACAAGCTATGAGGGTATTTTTAAacctctccaggtgattctaatgtgcagcgcAGTTTGAGACCACTGCCCGAAAAGGCACTCAATTTAGGAAATGACCCAACTGGCTGACGTTTCCTGATGTTTGTTCATTTGACATTCAACATGTATTTGTTGAGCAACTGCTATGTGCCATGCACTATGCTAGAGGCTGTGTGGTTAGACTCTAGATGATCTCTTCCTCAAGGAGCTTACTGTTTCAGGGAAAAACACAAGACAAACAAgtcaacaaaaaataatatacagtAAAAAACTGAGATAAGAGCAGGGAGCTAGGGATCTGAGGAAGTAAGGGTGTGGGGGAACTCTCCTGGACAGAGATGTCATTGAGGATGTCTCAAAGATGACATTTaagccaaaaccagaaaaaggagAAGACAGCTATGCTGCGTATAAGCAGAAAAACACTCCCACGGAAGAGAAAAAGTTCTCAGAACTATCTGGAGGGGAGTGctcctgggggacagagagctGGGCAGGGTGACCCGAGACAAGGTCACGGGTGGGGTGGACAGGCCCACATCCCTCCTAGACCATGGGAACGAGCTGAAGTCATATTCTAAGTGCACTGGCAAACACTGAGggagaacacatttctgttttcattttatatttgaaaatatattcatttttaggCTGTCGTGTGGAAAAGAGATTAGAAGCATCTGAACCCAGATTCTTCACCAGACGCAGATGAGAGCGAGAGGTTCAGATGGTGACAAGTCATGAGAATGTCTCCCTGTGGGTTGCTGAGAAGGGCTGCGTAGGGGACACTGTGTGGCTGTAGCTTTGGGGAGGAGAAGAACTGTGAGTGCCAGTCACATACGGTGGCGGTGGCTGAGCTCACGTCTCTTGTGCTCTCGTGGGTGAACTCATCGGATATTAAGTTACAGGTATCAGTTTAGCACCTCCAGCTCTCTTCAGCATGGACTTGGGCTGCAGGCTGTTCTAACGAGGGGCCGGCTTTACAGTTCCCTGTTAGATGAACTAGAGGTTCCAAGGCTGTCAGCCAAACAGGGAAGTCCAATGCCAGGCCCTGCGGCCAAGGAACGTGGGAGTCCCAGGTGCACAGCCATCTGCAGTGGCCCTTTGCCTTTCGTGGGGGGTTTTAATCTGTTGGCCAGATGGAGGGTCAGATTAAATGCTTCTCACAGTAACCAgacactgagatgggaggacagcAGGGAGGACAGTCTGTGGAAAAGCCTGTCCTGAGTAAGCAGGTGTGAACTCCCTCAGGGCAAGAGAAGGGGGCGATCTCCCGACACACACATGAACTCTTTGTCACTGCGAAATCCTTGCAGAACACATTTGAGCTGAAACAAAATCCTTCTAAAGAGTAAgtatagccaggcgcggtggctcatgcctgtaatcccagcactttgggaggccaagacgggtggatcacgaggtcaagagatcgagaccatcctggtcaacatggtgaaaccccatctctactgaaaatacaaaaaaattagctgggcatggtggcgcgtgcctgtaatcccagctactcaggaggctgaggcaggagaattgcctgaacccaggaggcggaggttgcggtgagccgagatcgcgccattgcactccagcctgagtaacatgagcgaaacgccatctcaaaaaaaaaaaaaaaaaaaaaaaaaagagaaagtatattAATAGTTCTCGTAAGGCCTTTCACAGCTAAAAACCTCTACCTTATCCTAAACTGCATGCAGGTGAAAGAGAGAAGCCCCAGAGTTTAacagccagggaaacagaaatGTGAAAGTAGTACGCGGCTGCCAGGGAAAGAGACTTGGAGGAAGGCTGGGACTGCCTTAGGCTTACAGAGTGAGAACATCAGAGCAGACGCCTACGCCCCTGTTCTCAACACTATCCTAGGACCCGTACATTTGCCTCCCTTGGGGATAGGAAGGACTTTGTGCCAGAGGACGCAGCTCATGAAACCTTATCTAGGGCCTGAAGTGGAGCAGAATTTTATCCCATGCAGTGATAATAGGGCTAAGGCAAAAGAGAACCTGCAGGCTGCACTGAGCACACCTGAGATTAAATCACTGTGCACTGGGTTTAAATAGGGATGACACCATTGTCTTCCCTATGTAAGCAACATTCGGGGGAGATAAGTGAAGATAGGCCTGAAAAATGGGTCCAGTAATATtctcaataataaatatttactaagggCCACCCATGTCCCAAGTACTGGGCTAGGTGCCAGGAACAAGAGGGTAGCTACCCTGACCCAGGTGAAAGAAAGAGACGGGGTAGCTGCCATGGCACAAAggtcatgttttatttatctctgtattATTTGTGCCTGGCACTCAATATATGGTTATTGAAAACAATGATTTAATGACTTAATAAATTCACTGAAGTAGGTCTGGCTATCGGTGAGTGCTCCATgcctatttttaaacaaatgaatgtgTTTCCTCCACCAAGGACTCTGTGTACAAGATCCCTAGGAAGAAAGGTGGCAGATAAAACAGCTGAGATGATAGAGGTTTGGGGAGAAAAGATGTGGCAAGGATCAAGGCAGATAgtatgaggaagaagaaagacatgCCGAAACTGGGGGCAGAGAAGAGctagagaggaaaagaaatgtgATCATGGCACAGTGCATACCTATTCTGGGGTCAACAATAGTTCAGGGTCATAAAAGCCTAGACGCTATattaggaaaatggaaaagaagagcTGAGGAGCATAAGTGCGTGAAAGAGTTGCCTACCATTgcagaaaataaatagataatgtccaaaatggataaatgaagaaaaagcacCAGAAGTTTGTGCTTCCAGCATATGAAGGACGAAGAGTTAAAAGTGGTCACTCTCAAGTGAAAGGACAGGAGCTGCCCTAACGACTCCTTCCACTCCTCAGTTAGTTTAATGCCCTCCCCTGGCCCTACTAGCCTCTACTGCTTAGACCCAAGTGGCAATAGGACCTGAGTCCCTTAGGCAGCCAACCCCACCCAAGCAGAAAGAAGAGGCCAGAACATGAgctataaaatggaaaacaagaacagGCCTTTGAACAGAGAGGGATCGTGAGGTGCCCCAGGCAGCTGCAGGGCTAACTTCCAAAGTCAGGatcttttaaaatggtatttgattttctgtgttgAATGGGACACTTctaccaaataaaaaaatcttttccacaGGCAACAGCTGAAATAATGGAGGAAACCTCAGGAGGGAAGAGGGGGTCAGGGCAGGATCAAAGCTAATCTCCTGGTTGCTCCTTGCTTAGATGGCCCGGTTTGCCTCAGACCAATTCAGTCTCATGCTGCTTGAAGACAAGAAGaggttcttatttatttatttatctaaattttttttaataagaaaaagaataaagaagaggaagaaagaggaagagggagagaggatgggggtattgctttattgcccggggtaaaatgcaatctaaatatgggtatgcctataattgtccttaataatggagacataaaagaaaatgagggaagagaataacaaacaaggagcctgtcccgacctgcaggacgacaacaggggcccgaagggagggagtggggatggatgggcaggagacgcgagaaatggagacaagacaggagtctgatcaagtctcgtttattgttgctgagctcacagcttaaataggccaggcaggggggcggggcaaaggaagcttgcagttggaaaattccggcctggtgtgcctcgtgccgctaccagcctcgtgccgcctcgtgccgcctcgtgccgtccacgggctggacctgaatcatcaggacttgagc
This genomic interval from Saimiri boliviensis isolate mSaiBol1 chromosome 14, mSaiBol1.pri, whole genome shotgun sequence contains the following:
- the LOC101050347 gene encoding V-type proton ATPase subunit G 1-like: MGLKSPGVLNSPLLEGRIDGRYGGEILDLKWGNLSSPLEELITASRSHSIRRLVQGKERKSFEARKRKNRRLKQAKAAAQAEMEQYRLQREKEFKAKEAAALGSHGRCSTKVEKETQEKMTILQTYFGQNRVEVLDNLLAFVCDIRPEIHENYHINC